The following proteins are encoded in a genomic region of Magnetovibrio sp.:
- a CDS encoding STAS domain-containing protein: MDIGITEQSGLNVVALTGEVDLSTSPKVREALLGCITGGKGVIVDLSGVAYIDSSGVASLVEAFQSAKSKALGFALAQVSDTPMRVLKLARLDKVFVIYDNLDDAIAAMA, encoded by the coding sequence ATGGATATCGGCATTACGGAACAAAGCGGCCTGAATGTTGTGGCCTTGACGGGGGAAGTGGATCTCAGCACTTCGCCCAAAGTGCGCGAAGCCTTGTTGGGGTGCATTACGGGCGGTAAGGGCGTGATCGTGGATCTGTCGGGCGTCGCGTATATCGACAGCTCCGGTGTGGCGTCGTTGGTCGAGGCCTTTCAGTCCGCAAAATCCAAGGCGCTGGGCTTTGCCTTGGCGCAAGTCAGCGACACGCCGATGCGGGTGTTGAAATTGGCGCGTCTCGATAAGGTGTTCGTGATTTACGACAACCTCGACGACGCCATCGCCGCCATGGCCTAA